A window of the Sporosarcina sp. FSL K6-2383 genome harbors these coding sequences:
- a CDS encoding polysaccharide deacetylase family protein — protein sequence MTRTHRKRRSTWIDITFSTIIIALTVATIYLISLNGKNTAASPPKTQAAKPTPVVIDTIDSSYPGIKIITETSNDTYSPFAIQYPQSLHSTFNDAISTYITYTKKSYLTAMEKNRELASKYKGELNISFETLSHHSGNYSFVIVNSNSIVGANGATEIRSFHLNPVTEKIISIEDVFKWDQKRLETISTLVRDHLYNDSTLKDHLYPEELHLNTEPVWENYSNFALTDDSIIFYFDEYELAAGAIGPPIVAIPLGAINDLLADEFKIQVQESDSSLDENIEVEKPDDGTTPDVNAPPSNEEQIRDIDQNSGGTPLHDGTGETIVKKVALTFDDGPDPKVTTQILDTLQKYNAKATFFMLGSRVEYYPDIAKNVKDAGHELGNHTWNHPDLTKADSEKIGNEINRTSTIIETVTGTKATAFRPPYGAVNQKVSSQTGLPVVLWDVDTLDWKHRNANRLLMKVKEETKDGSIILMHDIHQSTADGLDAVLAYLQSEGYIFVTVSELD from the coding sequence ATGACAAGAACACATCGTAAGCGCCGTTCGACTTGGATTGACATTACATTTTCAACAATCATTATCGCCCTAACCGTTGCCACTATTTATTTAATTTCACTGAACGGCAAAAACACAGCTGCTTCACCCCCTAAAACACAAGCTGCCAAACCGACTCCTGTAGTAATCGATACGATTGACTCCAGCTATCCAGGCATCAAAATTATTACCGAAACATCGAATGATACATATTCTCCATTTGCTATTCAGTACCCACAAAGCTTACATAGCACATTCAATGATGCGATTTCTACTTATATCACATATACGAAAAAAAGCTATTTGACTGCCATGGAAAAGAATAGAGAACTAGCGAGTAAATATAAAGGCGAATTGAATATCTCCTTTGAAACATTGTCCCATCACTCTGGAAATTATTCGTTTGTCATTGTCAACTCTAATTCTATCGTTGGTGCAAATGGTGCAACAGAAATCCGTTCCTTTCACTTAAATCCTGTAACAGAGAAAATTATTTCCATTGAAGATGTCTTTAAATGGGATCAGAAACGACTTGAAACGATTTCTACTTTAGTAAGGGATCACCTTTATAACGATTCGACTTTGAAAGACCATTTATATCCCGAGGAGCTCCACCTTAACACAGAGCCAGTTTGGGAGAATTATAGTAATTTTGCTTTGACAGATGACTCCATTATCTTTTATTTCGATGAATATGAATTGGCTGCTGGAGCCATTGGACCTCCAATTGTCGCGATTCCCCTCGGGGCGATCAATGACTTGCTAGCTGATGAGTTTAAAATACAAGTCCAAGAGTCAGATTCATCACTAGATGAAAATATCGAAGTTGAAAAGCCCGACGATGGCACAACACCTGATGTCAACGCCCCCCCTAGCAACGAGGAGCAAATCAGGGATATTGATCAAAACTCCGGTGGAACTCCACTTCACGACGGGACTGGAGAAACTATTGTAAAAAAAGTTGCACTAACATTTGATGATGGACCTGATCCTAAGGTAACGACTCAAATTCTTGATACATTACAAAAATACAATGCTAAAGCCACATTTTTCATGCTCGGTAGCCGGGTTGAATATTATCCTGATATCGCTAAAAATGTCAAAGATGCTGGCCATGAACTTGGGAACCATACATGGAATCACCCTGATTTGACCAAAGCAGATTCGGAAAAAATAGGCAATGAGATTAATCGGACATCAACAATTATTGAGACGGTAACTGGAACAAAAGCAACAGCCTTCAGACCACCTTATGGCGCGGTGAATCAAAAGGTAAGTAGCCAAACAGGTTTACCTGTCGTACTGTGGGATGTCGATACACTCGATTGGAAACATCGTAATGCTAATCGGCTATTGATGAAAGTCAAAGAAGAAACAAAAGACGGCAGTATTATCCTTATGCATGATATCCACCAATCCACAGCCGATGGACTCGATGCCGTTCTTGCGTATTTACAAAGTGAGGGCTATATATTTGTAACCGTTTCAGAGCTAGACTAG
- a CDS encoding GntR family transcriptional regulator, protein MFIQIEPSSDIPIYTQLANQLTELIARGELIGGDALPSVRSLAADLSMNMHTVNKAYHTLEKKAIIQIVPKSGAIINPIIQQGIQDNHRNRIIDELKPILAEAIVLGMSKEDLLALASSIISDIKGE, encoded by the coding sequence GTGTTTATTCAAATTGAACCTTCTTCAGACATACCTATTTATACACAATTAGCTAATCAGTTAACTGAATTGATTGCACGGGGGGAGCTTATTGGCGGAGACGCCTTGCCTTCTGTACGCTCACTGGCAGCTGATCTAAGTATGAATATGCATACAGTGAACAAGGCTTATCATACACTTGAGAAGAAAGCTATCATTCAAATTGTACCGAAGTCTGGAGCGATTATTAACCCGATTATCCAACAGGGGATACAGGATAATCATCGTAACAGGATTATAGATGAATTGAAGCCTATACTTGCCGAGGCGATTGTACTTGGGATGAGCAAAGAAGACTTACTAGCACTTGCATCATCTATCATTTCAGACATCAAGGGGGAATAA
- a CDS encoding DUF5808 domain-containing protein, whose protein sequence is MELTIFLIIIAFIVIIQAAIPFLLRHTIAFGVTIPEGYTDDTTVASYKKSYSTIILIIGLFSLIGYAFWANGDTVTGAQIVLAGLAIQFGLLFLSMALYLYFHTKTTRLKHSNHWGVELKQIQIADLAIHSKNEMLPSILYALPMLITIGLIAYTGTQYGHIPNMIPTHWGPNGQPDAFSPKTPFSVVALLLILLVIQGMMLGIHAFTKRSGIKLNPAKGKTSQVQQLAFRKYTSWFLFMVSVLMTILFGYLQLTTIHQGLANAAIMFALPIGFLLLILIGTAVYAFKVGQSGSRIHVPFEDEAKPGITAVDDDHNWKFGIFYVNKNDPSIFVEKRFGVGWTLNFGHPVGYIILFGPLLLILVITFLL, encoded by the coding sequence ATGGAACTCACCATTTTTCTTATCATTATCGCTTTCATCGTCATTATTCAAGCTGCTATACCATTTTTACTAAGACACACGATTGCCTTTGGTGTTACGATTCCAGAGGGATATACAGACGATACTACCGTTGCATCCTATAAAAAAAGTTATTCAACAATTATCCTCATCATCGGTCTTTTTTCGCTTATCGGCTATGCATTTTGGGCAAATGGTGACACAGTTACCGGAGCACAAATCGTACTAGCAGGATTAGCGATTCAATTTGGACTACTGTTTCTTAGCATGGCACTTTATTTATACTTTCACACAAAAACAACACGTCTTAAACACAGCAATCATTGGGGAGTAGAGTTAAAGCAAATACAAATTGCTGACTTAGCCATCCACTCAAAAAATGAGATGTTACCAAGTATTCTCTATGCCCTTCCAATGCTTATCACAATTGGATTAATCGCATATACAGGTACACAATACGGCCATATACCAAACATGATTCCAACACATTGGGGACCAAATGGACAACCTGATGCTTTTAGTCCCAAAACACCTTTTTCAGTAGTCGCCCTATTACTTATCCTCCTTGTAATACAAGGAATGATGCTTGGAATTCATGCGTTTACAAAACGTTCTGGTATTAAGCTAAATCCAGCTAAAGGGAAAACGTCACAAGTTCAGCAGTTGGCATTTCGAAAATATACGAGTTGGTTTTTATTCATGGTAAGTGTACTGATGACGATTCTTTTTGGCTACCTACAACTGACAACGATTCATCAAGGCCTTGCGAATGCAGCTATTATGTTTGCGCTACCGATTGGATTTCTATTGCTCATCCTAATTGGAACTGCAGTCTATGCATTTAAAGTAGGTCAAAGTGGGTCACGCATTCATGTGCCTTTTGAAGATGAAGCCAAACCTGGCATTACCGCAGTCGATGATGACCACAACTGGAAATTCGGTATCTTTTATGTTAATAAAAACGACCCCTCCATTTTTGTTGAAAAAAGGTTCGGTGTTGGCTGGACTCTCAATTTTGGGCACCCTGTTGGCTATATCATCTTGTTTGGTCCATTATTGCTAATCTTGGTCATTACTTTCCTATTATAA
- a CDS encoding NAD(P)/FAD-dependent oxidoreductase, whose product MDNKIVDITIIGGGPTGLFSSFYAGMREMSVKIIDSLPQLGGQLIELYPDKYIYDVGGFPKILAKDFVANLVTQAHYAKPEIILGETALSVTRDGDHFILQTDKGTHLTRTILLTAGIGAFQPRKIGLKEEVDFEGTTLHYGIKDLSIFKDQNVVVCGGGDSAVDWSLMLEDIATSVTLVHRRERFTAHETSVNQLMESKVTVKTSRAVKAMEGEAGKISGVVLADKEGIEEHLAVDHLIVNYGNISSLGPLKEWGLEMDRNSILVNTRMETNIEGIYAAGDITNYDGKVKLIAVGLGEAPIAVNHAKSHIDPKARVQPLHSTSVFS is encoded by the coding sequence ATGGATAACAAAATCGTTGATATTACAATTATCGGGGGAGGACCCACTGGGCTTTTCTCTTCATTCTACGCGGGAATGCGGGAGATGTCTGTGAAAATTATTGACAGTCTGCCACAGCTTGGCGGTCAACTCATTGAGCTTTATCCTGATAAATATATATATGATGTCGGAGGATTCCCGAAAATACTTGCGAAGGATTTCGTTGCGAATCTTGTGACACAGGCACATTACGCGAAGCCAGAAATCATTTTGGGTGAAACAGCACTTTCAGTAACACGCGATGGCGATCACTTCATCCTGCAAACAGACAAAGGTACCCATCTGACACGTACAATCTTGTTGACGGCAGGGATTGGCGCGTTTCAACCACGTAAAATTGGTTTGAAAGAAGAAGTAGATTTCGAAGGAACAACACTGCATTATGGTATTAAGGATCTGTCCATTTTCAAGGATCAAAATGTTGTTGTTTGTGGCGGTGGAGACTCAGCTGTTGACTGGTCACTGATGCTTGAAGACATTGCTACAAGTGTGACACTTGTTCACCGTCGTGAACGTTTTACTGCGCATGAAACGAGCGTTAATCAGCTGATGGAATCGAAGGTGACTGTTAAAACGTCACGAGCAGTAAAAGCGATGGAAGGCGAAGCAGGAAAGATTAGCGGCGTTGTATTAGCTGATAAAGAAGGTATAGAAGAACATTTGGCCGTCGATCATCTAATCGTTAACTACGGCAACATCTCATCACTCGGACCATTGAAAGAATGGGGCCTTGAGATGGATCGTAATTCGATTTTGGTTAATACAAGAATGGAAACGAATATCGAAGGTATTTACGCGGCCGGGGATATTACAAACTATGATGGAAAGGTGAAATTGATTGCTGTTGGACTAGGCGAGGCACCGATTGCTGTTAACCATGCAAAGTCGCATATTGATCCGAAAGCAAGAGTACAACCTCTTCATAGTACGAGTGTATTTAGCTAA
- a CDS encoding DUF6509 family protein — protein sequence MEINEHIVDQILDPTGIIAGERYQFRLYLTLDEEDELYAEGGTGLRVIFAVDGEEERIASYHFFERATEKVLDFELEDDEKEIVLAFCKANRE from the coding sequence ATGGAAATTAATGAACATATTGTTGATCAAATTCTTGATCCAACTGGAATTATTGCAGGTGAACGTTATCAATTTCGACTCTATTTAACGTTAGACGAAGAAGATGAGTTGTACGCTGAAGGTGGAACTGGGCTTCGCGTTATTTTTGCTGTTGATGGTGAGGAAGAACGTATTGCGTCTTATCATTTTTTTGAGCGTGCGACTGAGAAAGTCCTTGATTTTGAATTAGAGGATGACGAAAAAGAAATCGTCCTTGCTTTTTGCAAAGCGAATCGGGAATAA
- a CDS encoding M3 family oligoendopeptidase, producing MLKFEDYQYTKPEMASLKKEFEALLQEFRSASSFEQQNDAMKKINAIGSNYSTQSNLVYIRASIDTNDEFYQKERDYFDEIGPEYQELEAAYYKELVSTPFRAQLEEQWGTQLFALADNSIKSFAPEIVELLQKENKLSSDYSKLVASAQIEFDGKTLTLAQMGPYAESTDRSIRKSAMEATQKFYADNGEQFDTIYDELVSLRHQIATTLGYKNYVELGYVRMNRIDYDADMVKKFRDQVRDFIVPLANRLYERQAERIGIDKLKYHDQSFNFLSGNATPQGSPEWIIENGQKMYAELSPETNTFFKFMTDKNLLDIEAKKGKESGGYCTFIDDYDSPFIFSNFNGTSGDIDVLTHEVGHAFQVYSSRNIGIPEYMWPTYEGAEIHSMSMEFFTWPWMELFFKEQADKYRFSHLSDALLFLPYGVAVDEFQHVVYENPQMTPAERKAAWKKIEQIYLPMRDYDGIEYLESGAAWQRQGHIYASPFYYIDYTLAQICAFQFWKRSREDHAAAWKDYLHLCTLGGSKPFTQLVGEANLISPFEDGCVESVIGTIESWLNSVDDQAL from the coding sequence ATGTTAAAATTTGAAGACTATCAATACACTAAACCTGAAATGGCGTCGTTAAAAAAAGAATTTGAAGCCCTGCTTCAGGAATTTCGTTCCGCAAGCTCTTTTGAACAGCAAAACGACGCGATGAAAAAGATTAATGCCATTGGTAGTAACTACTCGACGCAATCTAATCTTGTTTACATCCGCGCCTCTATTGATACGAATGACGAATTCTATCAAAAGGAACGGGATTATTTCGATGAAATTGGACCAGAGTACCAAGAACTTGAAGCTGCTTACTATAAGGAACTCGTCTCTACTCCCTTTAGAGCTCAGCTTGAAGAACAATGGGGGACTCAATTATTTGCGCTAGCCGACAATTCAATCAAATCATTTGCACCAGAAATTGTAGAATTGCTCCAAAAGGAAAACAAATTATCATCTGACTACTCAAAACTCGTAGCATCTGCACAAATCGAATTTGATGGAAAAACGTTAACGCTTGCACAAATGGGACCGTATGCAGAATCGACAGATCGTTCAATTCGCAAATCTGCGATGGAAGCTACGCAAAAATTCTATGCGGATAACGGGGAGCAATTCGATACAATTTATGATGAACTCGTTTCACTTCGCCATCAAATTGCGACAACACTTGGCTATAAAAACTATGTAGAACTTGGCTATGTACGCATGAATCGCATTGATTATGATGCAGATATGGTGAAAAAATTCCGTGATCAAGTACGAGATTTCATCGTCCCACTTGCTAACCGCCTCTATGAACGTCAAGCAGAGCGAATTGGGATCGATAAATTAAAATACCATGACCAGTCTTTCAATTTCCTATCAGGTAATGCGACACCACAAGGTTCTCCTGAATGGATTATTGAAAACGGTCAAAAGATGTATGCCGAACTGTCACCTGAAACAAATACGTTTTTCAAATTTATGACGGACAAAAATTTGTTGGATATAGAAGCGAAGAAAGGAAAAGAATCAGGCGGTTATTGTACATTCATCGATGATTACGATTCTCCGTTCATCTTTTCTAACTTTAATGGTACTTCCGGCGATATTGATGTACTAACGCATGAGGTCGGGCACGCATTCCAAGTGTATTCTAGCCGCAATATCGGTATTCCAGAATATATGTGGCCCACATATGAGGGAGCTGAAATCCATTCCATGAGTATGGAATTTTTCACTTGGCCGTGGATGGAACTCTTCTTCAAAGAACAAGCCGATAAATATAGGTTTTCACATCTGAGCGATGCATTGCTCTTTTTACCATACGGTGTGGCTGTAGATGAGTTCCAACATGTTGTGTATGAAAATCCACAAATGACGCCAGCCGAACGCAAAGCCGCTTGGAAAAAAATTGAGCAAATCTATTTACCTATGCGTGATTACGATGGTATCGAATACTTGGAATCAGGCGCAGCGTGGCAACGTCAAGGACATATTTACGCAAGTCCTTTCTATTATATCGATTATACGCTAGCCCAAATATGTGCGTTCCAATTTTGGAAACGCTCACGTGAAGACCATGCAGCTGCTTGGAAGGACTATTTACATTTGTGCACGCTTGGCGGTTCAAAACCATTTACGCAACTCGTTGGTGAGGCAAATCTAATCTCCCCATTTGAAGATGGCTGCGTAGAGTCTGTCATTGGCACAATTGAATCATGGCTGAATTCAGTAGATGATCAAGCGTTGTAA
- a CDS encoding formate--tetrahydrofolate ligase, whose translation MPLTDLEIASKAIMQPIWTIAAKAGIPEEAVEPYGKYKAKIDVTKLTGTSKNGKVVLVTAISPTPAGEGKSTVTVGLADALSKLGEKTMIALREPSLGPVMGMKGGATGGGYAQVLPMEEINLHFNGDIHAITTANNALSAMIDNHLHHGNILRIDPRRITWKRVLDMNDRALRHVTIGLGGPAQGVPREDGFDITVASEIMAVFCLATSLTDLKERIARIVIGYTYDKEAVTVRDLGVQGALTLLLKEAFKPNLVQTIEGTPALIHGGPFANIAHGCNSLMATNTARKLADIVITEAGFGADLGAEKFMNIKARHGNFAPDAVVIVATVRALKMHGGMPKNQLKEENVQAVKDGMENLAKHVETVLAFGVEPVIALNRFITDRPDELEVIFDWCETNAIRVALTDVWERGGEGGLALAQEVLSLLEKPNHFAPLYGIEQSVRDKITAIVQKVYGGQGIILTDNALKNLRNIEKNGWDVLPICMAKTQYSFSDDPTMLGRPEGFTITIREIIPKLGAGFLVCLTGDIMTMPGLPKTPAALGMDIDADGNAKGLM comes from the coding sequence ATTCCGTTGACGGATTTAGAAATTGCATCAAAAGCGATTATGCAACCGATATGGACTATTGCCGCTAAGGCCGGTATTCCCGAAGAAGCGGTTGAGCCATACGGTAAGTATAAAGCGAAAATTGATGTTACGAAACTGACTGGAACAAGCAAAAACGGTAAAGTAGTACTCGTTACAGCAATTAGTCCGACACCGGCAGGAGAGGGGAAGTCGACTGTTACCGTCGGACTGGCGGATGCACTTTCGAAGTTGGGTGAAAAGACAATGATTGCATTGCGAGAACCATCCCTTGGTCCAGTTATGGGGATGAAAGGCGGGGCAACTGGCGGTGGTTATGCGCAAGTGTTACCAATGGAAGAGATTAATTTACATTTCAATGGGGATATTCATGCTATTACGACGGCAAATAATGCACTGAGCGCTATGATTGATAATCATCTTCATCACGGCAATATTCTTCGAATTGACCCGCGAAGAATTACGTGGAAGCGTGTACTGGATATGAATGATCGAGCACTACGTCATGTGACAATTGGTCTAGGAGGACCTGCTCAAGGTGTACCGAGAGAAGATGGCTTTGACATTACGGTAGCCTCTGAAATTATGGCAGTATTTTGCTTGGCAACTAGCCTAACGGATTTGAAGGAACGAATTGCTCGGATTGTCATTGGCTATACATATGACAAGGAAGCGGTTACTGTTCGTGATCTTGGCGTACAAGGTGCATTGACACTGCTGTTAAAAGAAGCATTCAAACCTAATTTGGTTCAGACGATTGAAGGAACTCCAGCCTTGATACACGGTGGACCATTTGCCAATATTGCACACGGTTGTAATTCACTCATGGCAACAAATACAGCACGTAAACTAGCGGATATTGTCATTACCGAGGCGGGATTCGGAGCTGATTTGGGTGCCGAGAAATTTATGAATATTAAAGCCCGACATGGAAATTTTGCGCCCGATGCTGTTGTTATTGTCGCAACAGTACGCGCATTGAAAATGCATGGAGGCATGCCAAAAAATCAGCTGAAAGAAGAGAATGTTCAAGCTGTGAAAGATGGCATGGAAAACTTGGCAAAGCATGTCGAAACAGTACTGGCTTTCGGTGTAGAGCCTGTCATTGCACTCAATCGTTTTATAACAGACAGACCAGATGAGCTCGAAGTGATTTTTGATTGGTGTGAAACGAATGCGATCCGTGTGGCATTGACAGATGTTTGGGAGCGTGGTGGAGAAGGTGGGCTCGCGTTAGCACAAGAGGTACTCAGCCTGCTGGAGAAACCAAACCATTTTGCTCCACTGTATGGTATAGAGCAATCTGTGCGTGATAAAATCACAGCAATTGTACAAAAGGTATACGGTGGTCAAGGTATCATTTTGACAGACAATGCATTGAAAAATCTGCGGAATATCGAAAAAAATGGGTGGGATGTCCTACCGATTTGTATGGCGAAAACCCAATATTCATTTTCTGATGATCCGACAATGTTAGGGCGACCTGAAGGATTTACAATCACAATTCGAGAAATCATTCCGAAACTAGGTGCAGGGTTCCTTGTTTGCTTAACGGGTGATATTATGACCATGCCTGGACTACCGAAAACCCCAGCGGCACTTGGTATGGACATAGATGCAGACGGTAATGCAAAAGGTTTAATGTAG
- a CDS encoding zinc-binding dehydrogenase: protein MKAFIHEAGQLKISEMEEPVAAKGEVVVAIRAAGLNRRDLYIPARRGDATEALIIGSDGAGVIESVGEEVTAFNIGDEVIINPALRWYDKSDAPPEGFDILGMPDHGTFAKKIAISAEQIEKKPIHLTWEEAAVLALSGVTGYRALFTKGSLQAGDTVFIPGAGSGVATYLIAFAKNSGARVIVTSRSEEKRKQALELGADIALDTASDWQQELAGETIDLVIESVGQVTFNRSLGVLKKGGRIVVFGATAGDTVDFDLRAFFYGQYQLFGSTMGSREELRDMLAHIEKHGTRPVIDTVFPMNDAKAAFNYIEDSKQFGKVVLRISE from the coding sequence GTGAAAGCGTTTATTCATGAAGCTGGACAGTTGAAAATTAGTGAGATGGAAGAACCTGTTGCGGCAAAAGGGGAAGTTGTTGTCGCGATTCGGGCGGCGGGTCTGAATCGGCGTGACCTATACATACCTGCTCGTAGAGGGGATGCAACGGAGGCATTAATCATCGGTTCAGACGGAGCAGGTGTAATTGAGTCAGTTGGTGAAGAGGTAACGGCATTTAACATTGGGGATGAAGTCATTATCAATCCTGCACTTCGTTGGTATGACAAAAGTGATGCACCACCAGAAGGCTTTGATATTTTGGGTATGCCTGATCACGGAACGTTTGCGAAAAAAATTGCTATTTCGGCGGAGCAGATTGAGAAAAAACCGATTCATTTAACGTGGGAAGAGGCTGCGGTGTTAGCTTTATCCGGGGTGACTGGTTATCGTGCTTTGTTCACAAAAGGGAGCTTGCAGGCAGGCGATACGGTTTTCATACCAGGGGCTGGAAGTGGTGTAGCAACCTATCTGATTGCATTTGCAAAAAATAGTGGGGCACGTGTCATTGTGACATCGCGCAGTGAGGAGAAGCGAAAGCAGGCACTTGAGCTCGGGGCGGATATCGCACTGGATACAGCTAGTGATTGGCAACAGGAACTAGCAGGTGAAACGATTGACTTGGTGATTGAAAGTGTTGGACAAGTAACATTCAATCGTTCGCTAGGTGTGCTAAAAAAAGGAGGGCGTATCGTTGTGTTCGGGGCGACGGCAGGCGATACGGTTGACTTTGATTTACGTGCCTTTTTCTATGGCCAATATCAATTATTTGGCTCGACGATGGGTAGTAGAGAAGAACTGCGTGACATGCTGGCACATATTGAAAAGCACGGAACTCGTCCAGTAATCGATACAGTGTTTCCTATGAATGATGCGAAGGCGGCGTTTAATTATATTGAAGACAGTAAGCAGTTTGGAAAAGTGGTATTGCGGATAAGTGAGTGA
- a CDS encoding metallophosphoesterase, with protein sequence MESTAITSKKNRKTIWLLMIALLFVFILLTYWGNTTVGVTQYTIVSDNVPADFNQYKIVQLSDLHDAKFGENHADVVDKVKLITPDVIFITGDFIDSNRYNLEQSLLLVERLQGVAPMYYVTGNHEIATNDMVRIKAELEDLGVQVLSDEAEIITLNQDDAIAIGGIEDPLFSYLDDEEAVKTSMNRAFEHVPDGMFKILLSHRPEQFEAYVEQGMDIIFSGHAHGGQFRFPGLGGLVSPGQGWFPTYTAGVHKKDDSQMVVSRGLGNSIIPIRIFNQPEIVVVTLKNEK encoded by the coding sequence ATGGAATCGACTGCTATTACGAGCAAAAAGAATAGGAAGACAATTTGGCTCCTCATGATTGCACTACTTTTTGTTTTTATTTTGCTGACTTATTGGGGCAATACAACAGTTGGTGTAACGCAATATACCATTGTTTCCGATAATGTTCCAGCTGATTTCAACCAATACAAAATCGTTCAGTTATCCGATTTGCATGATGCGAAGTTCGGTGAAAATCATGCAGATGTCGTCGATAAAGTGAAACTGATTACACCTGATGTTATTTTCATCACGGGGGATTTTATTGACAGCAATCGTTATAATCTTGAGCAAAGTTTACTTCTTGTTGAAAGACTACAAGGAGTTGCGCCGATGTATTATGTCACTGGAAATCATGAAATCGCAACGAATGATATGGTACGTATCAAGGCAGAGTTGGAAGATTTGGGCGTTCAAGTCTTATCAGATGAAGCAGAGATTATCACGTTGAATCAGGATGATGCGATAGCAATTGGTGGGATTGAAGATCCGCTATTCAGCTATCTGGATGATGAAGAGGCGGTCAAGACTTCAATGAACCGAGCATTTGAACATGTACCTGATGGGATGTTTAAAATACTTTTGTCACATAGACCGGAGCAATTTGAGGCTTACGTCGAGCAAGGAATGGATATCATATTTAGTGGTCATGCACACGGAGGTCAATTCCGATTTCCGGGATTAGGCGGACTTGTATCGCCGGGACAAGGTTGGTTTCCAACTTATACAGCGGGCGTCCACAAAAAGGATGATAGTCAGATGGTAGTTAGTCGTGGGCTGGGAAACAGTATCATTCCTATCCGGATTTTCAATCAACCAGAAATCGTTGTCGTTACATTAAAAAATGAAAAATAG
- a CDS encoding helix-turn-helix transcriptional regulator has translation MNEWNKEDFGVRLKTLREQRGLSMMAFGTAIGTSASRIKDWEKGKNAPSAAWIAKISERFNVSTDELILGNAKVSKAFKNTGSPNVDLLYDKLRETIADELGADEETDRTADLYAELDAINKENYRSGKGRRRAERELLAILTELPKKEVLELLELAKVKKRWM, from the coding sequence ATGAATGAATGGAATAAAGAGGATTTTGGTGTACGTTTAAAAACATTGCGGGAGCAACGTGGATTGTCCATGATGGCGTTTGGTACGGCTATTGGAACATCGGCTAGTCGTATCAAAGACTGGGAAAAAGGAAAAAATGCCCCGTCCGCTGCATGGATTGCGAAAATTTCAGAACGTTTTAATGTTTCGACAGATGAGCTAATTCTTGGGAATGCGAAGGTTTCAAAAGCGTTTAAAAACACCGGGTCACCGAATGTTGATTTATTGTATGATAAGTTACGAGAAACAATTGCGGATGAGTTGGGAGCAGATGAAGAAACTGATCGTACAGCTGACTTGTATGCAGAACTGGATGCAATTAATAAGGAAAACTATAGAAGTGGAAAAGGGAGAAGACGTGCGGAGCGCGAACTGTTAGCTATCTTGACGGAACTTCCTAAAAAAGAAGTCCTTGAATTGCTAGAGCTTGCTAAGGTTAAAAAGCGCTGGATGTAA
- a CDS encoding dUTP diphosphatase, whose protein sequence is MQLTILFTMQQELDSFIQNNRQQQTDVFQEKGLALLVELAELANETRCFKFWSAKGPSEDTIILEEYVDSIHFLLSLGIEKDLHTLTTWPVGEVEGNLTQLFLATNGVIHRFLEELTMESYEQVWVYYGAIANKLGFTNEDIIQAYIAKNEENYNRQKTGY, encoded by the coding sequence ATGCAACTGACAATATTATTTACTATGCAACAAGAACTGGATTCATTTATCCAAAATAATCGACAACAGCAGACAGATGTATTTCAAGAAAAAGGACTTGCACTGTTGGTCGAGTTGGCGGAGTTGGCGAATGAGACACGTTGTTTTAAATTTTGGAGTGCGAAAGGTCCATCAGAGGATACGATTATTTTGGAGGAATACGTGGACTCCATTCACTTTTTACTGTCGCTTGGGATTGAAAAGGACTTACATACACTGACGACTTGGCCGGTGGGAGAAGTGGAAGGGAATTTAACACAGTTGTTTTTGGCAACAAACGGCGTTATTCACCGTTTTTTGGAGGAGCTGACAATGGAGTCTTATGAGCAAGTGTGGGTCTATTACGGTGCGATTGCTAACAAACTAGGCTTTACGAATGAGGACATCATTCAGGCTTACATAGCGAAGAATGAAGAGAATTATAATCGACAGAAAACAGGTTATTAA